The following is a genomic window from Panulirus ornatus isolate Po-2019 chromosome 16, ASM3632096v1, whole genome shotgun sequence.
TTATCAACTTTGGACAGGTCACTGGAGACTAAGTCTTCATCTGGTACTTGATTAAACTTAACATGTCTTTCTGAACTCTTCTCATCAACTGATTCTTCTTGAATATTTGAGATAGCTACTTTTTCTGGTATACTGGAAACAAGCAAAGAATTATTCATTTGCTCTGCATCTTTTATAAAGTTGTTTCGCCCATTCTGAATACCACGATCTGTTCGAGGTCTTACAGACTCCTGTGGTCCAGTACTAAATCCACTTGTTAAAAGTCTCTGACTAGGAATGTCACTTGCTGAAGTGTTAAAATTCTGCACACAGAATGAGTCACAAGTTAATGGCAAATCTGAAGCTTCAGAAACTGCAGCTCCTATTTCTAAAGTATCTACATTTGTTTTAAATTTCCTGCCAAGGCTTGGACCTGGGTCTCTATTTGGTGGCACAAAAGAATGTGAGTATTTCTGAGCACTAAAAATACAAGATGGACTATCAATTGTGGAGTCTTGATTAATCTTTTCATCTAAAGACTTAAGTAAGTCATTTAGTAAGTGATGATCACTTAAAAGGTTACAATTTTCTTGTAACGCAAACCTAACATCATCAAGAGAAAGATTTGGCATAACAGGGACCTCATCATACTTGTGAAGAGGCACTGTTGAATATAACACATCAGATACCAACTTCCTGTTGGCATCATCAGCATAACTATTTGAATCTGTCATGTTAGTCAAAAACTTATCAGTATGTATATTTTCTACAGCACCATTTTCTGTACCTGATTTGCCATTGTTGTACCTCTTATCGGTGACAGCACACTGAGTAGTAAACTCACTGAAACACAATTCAGCATTAGCTGCAGAATCAGGTTTCTCTCTTTCTGTGTTGCACTGTAAATTCTTTTTCAATCCATGATACGTGTGTGAACCAAGGACTGCATCTTCATTTTCAATTTCAGAATCTGTTATGTCTGATGTAATGCTTATCTCAGCTAGTTTGTTTCCTGATGGCAAAGACATCACTCCACTGCTCTGTGATAACTCCAGTGGATGGCCAGCTGAAACacaatcctcaccatcataagtTTCTTCACCATCCATTGTCAGTGTATGTAATGATGACTCAGGGATAAATGACCATCCTAAATGTTAACATCTGCAGTGTAGGTCAAACTTCCAGGAAGTATCTGAAAAAAGTACAGTAAATATTTACATTAATCACGATCTGCAAGCAACACAGCATAAAGGAAAATACAACatgaactttcttttttcagaaaATATACTTTCCAATGTTAATTTGTTGTGATAAAGTGGTTCCTGTAGAAACAAGCATTTCTAGTGGAAACATATTTGGTTCAGAGGGTGGCATTATGCATGAGCCCATAAAAATTGAATGTTACTTAACCCAGACTGCCAGTATGCAGAAGTGATATGCAGAGATAACAGCTTTCCAAAAAATACTGAGAATTTGCCCCCTCTCACAACTGGTACTGATAACCCTACTTTTGGGAGTTTGTTTTCTTGCCGGTTCTGAACAGATGTTTAACTCAACTAGTGTACGAGCCAATGCCGCAATCCCTCACAAAAGAGATGCAAAACCTTTGTCTTTGGTGCTGCAAAACCAGAAGCTTACCAAAAATTCATTGTTTGCCCACCTCCCAAAATCCTTTGATGTACAGTCTCAATGCCTGTATGGTACAAGCAAAATGACCTCATCCACCTGGGTTTATGTGACTGGTGACCAATCAGCTGAGGGTGGTTAGACAGCACTCACATCTGCTCAATTTTGAAACACTCAGCAAGTCATTCTACATCGAGATTTCTCTTTGAAACAAATGGTAAAACCTACTGCAATGGAGAAACATGAGCCTATAAGCTGTGATGGGCAGCTAAATCTCTTGAAAAATAAACATCAAATACAGTTACACTTCCACTGAACAAATGAAAATACAGattttttaacacacacacatgcacatatgtacaGTGACCTCATCTTCACATATACTCGCctggatattgaaaatatcacaTGTGATACACCAATCACAAAAAGTGATCATGCAATGCTTAAGTCTGATAATGTGGTGGTCCAGGATATTAAAAGGAACATTCTCTGGGACAGATCAACAAATACAGAGCAAGAAGACATGTATTGAACCAAAGACCGGGGGACCTTCAAACAAAGGTACACTGGGAATTAAATGAAGCTGTAGAAAGAATAATATGTACAGTTAGAAATGCAAGAATCAGGGAAATTCGGTGCCAGGTTGAtaacaggtttagaaaagcacagAGCATACAGGATCAGTGACTGTTAGCTATAAGGGATATTGTAGAAAATATCAGAGACACAGAGGTTGACAAATTAACACTGAAGGATATAGCTGAGAAGTTTGTGGGACCAAAATTAGATTGAGATTAGTAAAGCAGAATATTAACAGACATAAATCACTACTTATCTTTAAAATGGAAGATCATACATCAGACACAGAGGAAAGGGGTGTGAAAGAAGGAATGCTCATTAAAAGATTACTGGATGCTATTGAAATGTAATCTTTGTGATAAAAAAGAACTGGTGGTTATAATCACAGCATGCAAGGACAAACACTTATGGTTACTGTACATTTAATTTGTGGAGCCCTTAAGCCAGAGGGTATTTAGACAGGATATGAAACTTAAAAACACAGTGGAATTCACTGGAGTCTTCATCAGACATACGAGAAAAGGGACAAAGCAAAAGGCATAAACGAGACACACCAAATGAGGTAAAAGGACAAAGAAGCCCTGCCAGTACAGCACAGAGGTAAAGAATGTTAAGTGATGGAATTGTAGTAAATGGCAGAGCTGGAATTTAGACATTTTATTAGAGGAAatgcataccacattgttggaacagctGAAACGTAGCTTACTAAAGAGCTAAAATATCATGTTTGACCTAAATAGTGTATAAGCCAAACTCCCAAGGGAGTATATCACAGCAATGAGGGAAacaagacagaggaggaggatggacccTCTCAATAAGATAACCAGAAATTTCAAGCTATAATGGAAGATAGCCAATTTAGATAAAACATTACAGATAGAGTAGCTGTAGAAAAAGTGCACTGTGGTATTGAGATCATATAATCCTACAAGAGTTTTAACAATCCACAACACATCTACATTACAGTATTAATGCACCTAATAAGAAATAACTACATTACTGAAGGGCAGCATGGGATTATACCAGGCATAAGCACAATAATGCATATACAAGTATACTACATAAACACATGAAACACTgatacaaagtatgataatggaTGCTGTCTTTCTTAACTTTGCAGATGCATGTAAAAGGATTAGCTATACAATTCTGAGAAAGTTGCAAAACATAAATTAGTCATGAAGGTTATGAAGATTAGGGAAAACATGGAATCAATCATTATAAAAATAGGTGATACACACGTAAATAATCCACAATACCTATAAAAAACCTCACCTAACATGCCCTAGGATGTAAGATTTGTCATAATTTTCTATATTCTAGTGATAATATaccagacacatacatccttacTCAAATGTTTCGAGCTATAATTCCTACTATAGTAACATTCCAGTCTAAAGGAACTACTATGTCTTTTTGAAAACAGACATAAGTGGCATCGCTGGATTCCATAAAACTAGCACAGTAAATCACAGAGCTGTTGAttacagagggagcctggctctcatgAGGGCCAGGTGGGACAACAAGCTCAAGCCcttaggcccagtgcttaggtccctcgcCACCAGTGGGCAGCCCATTAGCAAGGGCCCACACCTCCtaagttgtagggaggtttaatctcaaacaacaactccTAATTACATATGTTAACCTTAAATAGTACATGATTAACTTCCCCACAAAGTGGGCAGGGCTTGAAGTACAGGAAAATTGTAAAACAAAAACATGAAGCACATCATATATAATCAaagctaatattttttttttttttttttatatactttgtcgctgtctcccgcgtttgcgaggtagtgcaaggaaacagacgaaaggaatggcccaaccccccccacacacatgcatatacacacgtccacacacgcaaatacacctacctacacagctttccatggtttaccccagacgcttcacatgccttgattcaatccactgacagcacgtcaaccccggtataccacatcgctccaattcactctattccttgccctcctttcaccctcctgcatgttcaggccccgatcacacaaaatctttttcactccatctttccacctccaatttggtctccctcttctctttgctccctccacctccgacacatatatcctcttggtcaatctttaataTATGCTAGGATAAAAGGTCTAGTTTAGATCCACATCACTATTATCTCCGGATACCGAGTGATTTCGTTCTGCAGCACTGATGTAGAAATTAGAGAATACATTAACAGTTGTAAGGCTCGATTTAGACCATTATATTTTGTTAGACATTTTCAAAAAACATGGTACTAAATAAGTTATGTAAATCAACTTTTTGAAGTCGTGTAATGTAAATTTACATCAAATGCTTGTAAGATATCAACAGAACATGTAAAAACCTCACCTAGAAGCCaatatgtaaaataaaaatataccattataacattcTGCTAATGGGGATCTCATGGCCTCTCATTCTATAATGTCTGTTGTCATTTGGTATCATCTGCTTAAGCCTCATTCATATGTGAAACATATTTCAAATAAAACATTAAAATTTAAGATAAATCTCAAATGCTGAATAGGATGTGAAGTATTAATCAGTTCAGCTTACCTTTTACTGGTAgtacctacttttacattaactAAACATTTAGTTGGCCTGATATACACAATCAAGTATGCCTAAACAGTAAAAGCCAAAGAGATGGGGATGGGGGAATACACTCGTGATTGGTTAATCTGATTGGGTTTGGTTACATTAAATAATGTTCGGTTCTGTATCAACTTCCACAACACAGCAAGAAGTATAGACACATCATCGGGATGAGATTGTGATGCTATCATAAGATATGTATAGAAAATAATCAAATCGCTAATATGAACATAATTTAATTGATTGACATAACCCTCACTACTATCACCTCATTTAAAAAAGTTTAATGATCTATAATGTTTTAAAATCATGCTCTGCAACTTATAATATTCTATGCACACAACAGAATCACTTAATATCAAAACCTAACAACAAACTTTAACCGACATTTTAGCCCCCTAATTAGATGAGGTTTACTGAAGTCGATATTTGTGAATGAAGTGTAGATAAATATGAGGGAATAAAGCGACTGGTATCTAATATAACTTGTGTTTTACGTTAAATCTAGTTACTTAATTTGATACACATTTGTCCATTTTGTGAAGAACTTAAATCATGTGGGAGTTGAAGTAATTAAAGGTACCATACTTTAATGTAAGAGATCTAATGTAACTAAAATATAGTGGCTCCCTTCAAAAGGTTTGATTGAACAGTTACTTGCAAATATCTGCTGCTTCAACGGCAGAAATCTTTGGCAGCTCTACTGGACTGACTAATTATCCAAAAATTATCTGCCAATTCACACAGATCCCTCCCACAGAAATTTGACTCTACTGTTAAGCTTAGTTGTTTACATAATTTGTGATATTTATTCAAATTGGACGGTGAAGGGACTGTCCATTACTGCTCCATAGCAACGTCAACAAGAATAATACTTCTGTGTCATACCCTATATGCCATTTAAGTCCTTACCTGTAGTTCCATGACAAATCAATGGTCATTTAAAAAGCTCACGGCATTCGTATGCTATTGCACGAGCATCAACTATTTGTTTACATTAGGCTTTCAAATGACCTGTTTCAGGTTCGTGTAGTAATGTCTGAACAGATGCTTTTCTGATCAAATGATCATTAACCAAAAGCTAATTTAACGTTAGTTATTTCAATTCTTTAGATAAGTAGTCTGTTTTCATCAAATACCAGTGAAGCAAAACACCTAAATCATTTATGAGTACCATACAACCTGGGCGTCGTATATCGGTGTTAAATACTAGACTAGTTCGATTTTATTTTTCAGACGTTCACTTTGTACTTCATCGGTATTATATATCATCTAATCTTTAACTTAAGCTTACCAAGCGTAATACTGAAGTTATTGGAGACGACTCAACCTCTCAGCGGGAGATTTGAAATGTTTGTTCTTACACAAGTGTGAAGACTACTGTTTACTTTAGGTCATTCGTCTCTACCATTCCTTAACATCATTTCTAGATTTAGCATTACAAATACTCCTTTAGCACTAATGTACTCGACTACTGTTTGATTTAGGTCATTCGTCTCGACCATTCTTCATTATTTGTAGCTTTTATCATTAATATACTTAACTCAACCAAGGCCTGTCGttttaaaaaagatgaaaattaaaaattttCATTTGGTTTCTCCAGCATGTTATGCTCAGAATTATCATGATAGTACCTTGGATTCAGAGTATCTCTTCAACTGATCTAAACAAATGTTCCAATTTAGGTATTACATCAGCCATATATATTCGAGATATTGCATTTCACCAAGAGAAATGGGGATTAAACCAAACAACCATTAGAAAAGACATATTTAATAAAATTCTCATATACAAGAGATCTCCTTCCCTCAATGAGGGTATCTTCAGGTACAATAATATCTTAACATACTATACATTACTCCAACGGAGTCGAAATAGATTTCACCTTAAGATGACATTATAACTCAAGTTCACAGCACACATTCACTTATTTCTTGGAAGACTTCTTCGCTGGGGCCTTTTTGGTTGCCTTTTTCGCTACGGGCTTCTTACTAGATTTCTTAGTTGAGGCTTTCTTGGCGACCTTCTTGGCAGCGGGCTTCTTGGTGACTTTCTTGGTAGCAGCGGCTTTCTTGGCAATTTTCTTGGCAGCAGGTTTCTTTGTAGTTTTCTTTGTAGCAGGTTTCTTTGTGGTTTTCTTGGCAGCAGGCTTCTTGCCAGCAGCCTTAACAGTTTCAGGCTTCACGATTTTGAAGGATCCAGAGGCGCCACAGCCTTTCACTTGCTTGAGGATACCAGACTGTACACAGCGTCTGAGAGCAAGCTTACACTGTGTGTTAACGACTTTCTCGTCAACCTTGTAAGTGGAAATGATGTACTTCAAGATGGCTTGGCGGGAGGAGCCACCCCGTTCCTTCAAGGCAGTGATTGCGTCGGTGATCATTGAAGAATATTTGGGATGCGATGTAACCTTCTTTGTGGTCTTCTTGCCTCTCTTCTTTGCAGGGGCTGCTGGTGCTACTGCGGCGTCGGCCATCTCGTAAAAGTGCTTGATAAGTGCTTACAGTGTAATATTCTATATTACAATATTCGTCGTCAGAAAGCGAATGATGTTCCCACACGTTGTCAGCGAGCTATATCTGCCAGATGCGGACGCAAAAGTAGCACCTCCATTCTCGCGCCCGTTTTCGGTGAGTTTCAGGGTCTGCGCAAAGGCATCTGTGTTTGTTACAATTACTTTGTTAATTGTTTTACCACCAtagttttccttaaaatttctcCTACAGTTGCTTATATATAGAAGACTGATTGGGATTTTTTTCTGTGTCCTCAAAACAAATGTGCGATCATGTTTGTTGAAATTATTTTGTTATTCCTTCGAGCAGCACCTGTCAAATACACCACCTATCATTACTAAAAATGGAATATTATCACTAATTCACCATCACAGATTGTTTCTTAAATGTTGTATAGAAGATTAATAATTCTTCTTTAAAATAAGATGAGTCATAGTAGCATATACCTATGAACTCTGCAGTACTAGACGATCAAACTGAATGGAACTAACACAAACTCCTGGCTCATCGCCATGTCGACATCACCTCCAAAACGCAGTAATATTTTGCTCCATAATTCATTGCAGAAAATTAGTTGAATATCTATGAATAGATATATGCGTAATGCATGTGTATCTACGCTTATATTGAATATAAATGTCCACTGAAAACGAGAGAATAGCAGGTTTTTTCTACAAATAAATCTTGTCCCTATAGTGAGCAGGGTCTGAGTCACAGATACGTGTGTCGGCAGAGAGCCATTAGAGGTGTTGGACTAAGTTACTAAATAAAGTGCCCTTTGAttgtcatttcatatatttttttgcaaTTCGAACTAGAGGAATTACTGAATTACGTTACTATATCAACTTCGAACATCTGAATTTATGTTATACTTATA
Proteins encoded in this region:
- the LOC139754015 gene encoding histone H1.0-A-like, with protein sequence MADAAVAPAAPAKKRGKKTTKKVTSHPKYSSMITDAITALKERGGSSRQAILKYIISTYKVDEKVVNTQCKLALRRCVQSGILKQVKGCGASGSFKIVKPETVKAAGKKPAAKKTTKKPATKKTTKKPAAKKIAKKAAATKKVTKKPAAKKVAKKASTKKSSKKPVAKKATKKAPAKKSSKK